TAATATAAAATCTTTAGATTAAGATAGTAAGTAGTTATGTATGTACATGAGAAAACTAATTATATTGACGTCGGGTATCTAATATTTTTTATTATTTGGATAAGTTGTTTTTTATCAAGTAAGTATAATGAGGCAACATAACTTATGATACCAATAGGTACAACTAAACATATTGTAATTACTGGAACCCCATCAGATAAAAAATATACTGTAGTGTAACATAAAATAAAAGTACAACAGGCTGCAAGAAGTTGTAGCGATACTTTTTTAAAAGGAAAGTGAACAGGAATAAAGCAATGTAATTTTTTCCATAGTAACCAGCAGTAAAACCATAAACTAAGAGAAGCAGCTAGTGGAGGACCAATAATATTAAAGAAATAAAGGAGTAATGCTCCCAATAGAAAGCTTAGTGTAATGGTTAACATACCTACGTAGAAAGGTACTGTTTGATTATTAATAGCATAATATGTTGAAAGTAGTGTTTTACTTAATGCTATGGCTGGTAGCCCAGGAGCATAGGCACAAAGAGCAAAGGTTGTTATATTAACAGCTTGAAAATTAAATTCACCATGATAAAATATTGCTTGAACTAATGGCATCGAGATAGCTATAAGTCCTAATGCAGCAGGAAAATTTATTGCTAGGATAAGGCTGACGTTTTTTGATACTTCATCTCCAAATATAGATAGTTTATTTTGTCTATATATAGTAGTTAACACAGGTAGAGCTACTATCCCAATAGCGCTACTAAGAATACCAATAGGAAATTCTATGAGTCGCTCTGCATAAAAAAGTGATGCTACATGTCCTGTTGGTAAAAAAGAAGTAAGCGCAGTTGCTAAAATAAATGTGAGTTGTGGGATAGATGCTATAAAAATATTTTTTGGAATTTTTAAAACGTTTTTTGTTAGGATTGATATATTATAGTCTACTTTTGGTTCTGCTTTTTTTAAGTATAAGGCTAATGGTAGTTGTGACATCCATTGAAAGATTCCGCCACAGAGTACACCATAAGAAAGGAATACTCCCCTATCTATTGGGGTATAACCTATTGAAATTAATGCAAATATAATGACTGAACTATTAAAGAGTACAGGAGAGAGGGCAGGTAAAAGAAAATGTCTTTCACTATGTAATACAGCTATACAACCAGACGTCAGAATAGCAAAAATAATATAAGGAAGACAAATACGAAAGAGTTGTATTGTCTCGCTATGTACAGTATGTTCCCAGTTAAATCCAGGTGCTAAGATATCAAGAGCAATAGTAGGGATAAACCATACTACACTACTAATAGTACCTATAATAAGTGCAAATATTACAGCAATACGAAGAGTTAGTTGTATGCCACTATTGGAACATATAGATTCATGTCGGCAAATACTGGTTAAACCTATAGAAAGTGAACCTTCGCCAAGTAGTCTTCGGAAAAAAAAAGGTAAGCGTAAAGCTATAGTTAAAGCATCTGCTGTTGTTGTGCTACCTAAAAGCCAAGCTATTGAAACATCCCTCATTAATCCAAGAAGTTTTGAAAAAAAGGCTCCAATAGTTATAATGAGTGTATGATAGAACATTTTTGCAACATAATAGAAGTTATATTAGATTTAGTTATAAGAATGGAATATATTGAGTAATCATAAAAGGTCAATCATCGTATTGTAACAAATTAACAACATAATAGATTAAAAGGAATATATTATTGAATCCACCAGGAACATTTCATATTACTGCCACAGATGGGAGTGCACGTACAGGTGTACTTTATACAGCACATGGAATTGTAAATACACCTATTTTTATGCCAGTAGGTACAGTTGGTAGTGTCAAAGCAATTGCTCCAGATGATCTTGAGGCTATATCTGCTGAAATTATTTTAGGTAACACATATCATTTATATCTAAGGCCAGGAGATGAACTTATTGCTCGTAGGGGTGGTTTACATGTGTTTAATGCATGGGAAAAACCAATACTTACAGATAGTGGAGGGTTTCAAATTTTTAGTCTTTCTTCTTTAAGAAAGTTACATAAGGATGGCGTAATATTTCGCTCCCATATAGATGGCTCAAAGCATGTTTTTACTCCAGAACGAGTTATTACTATTCAGCGTAATCTTAATTCTGATATAATGATGGTTCTTGATGAGTGTGTTGCTGCAAATGCAGATTACACATATACAGCCCAGTCTCTTGATTTAACTATACATTGGGCAAAGCGATCTCGTGATGTATACCCAAAAGGGGAGGGAGATAATCTTTTATTTGGTATTGTGCAAGGAGGAATGTTTAAATCTCTTAGACATAGTTCAGTCTCACAACTTATAGACCTTGATTTTGATGGGTATGCTATTGGAGGGTTATCTGTAGGTGAACCAAAAGAAATTATGATGGAATTGTTATATGATACAGCACCATTGCTACCTAAGACAAAACCACGGTATCTTATGGGTGTGGGGACTCCATTAGATATACTTAAAGGTATTGAGGCAGGAGTAGATATGTTTGATTGTGTTTTACCTACTCGTAATGCCCGAAATGGAACATTGTATACTTCTCAAGGGAAGTTAAACATAAAACGTAAAGAATATGCAGAAGATGACTTACCTCTTGACGAGAACTGTAGTTGCTATACTTGTCAGACCTTTTCACGGGCATATTTAAGACATCTTTTCCATTCACAAGAGTTATTGGCATTTCGATTGAATAGTATCCATAATCTTACATATTTTTTAAATATAATATTTGGAGCACGAAAAGCTATACATGGTGGATATTTTTTTAATTATAAGCAACAGGTTGAACAGCTTTATTGTAATTAATATTCTGTTTTTCTGTTACTATCTATTAGTTATCCTTTATAAATTATTATGATACCCTTTTGGAACAAATTACTAAAAAAATTAGTATGATTTTCTAGAAAAATTATAAACTATTTGTTATTATACGATTACTTACAAGTTTTTCAAGAGCTTGAAGATAGTTTTTAGTTCTTTTTGAGCGATTATAAAATAATGATTGAATTTCACTACGAAGTGTTTGGAATATTCCTTGACTATTATTGGGTTGTGGAGAGGATGTTACTAATGGGAGAAGGAGTTGTATAACTTTTTTTCTTTCTTTATTAATACAAGCTTCTGCAAAAGGTAAAAGATCTGGCTCGGCATCAACTTCTGGATGTAAGTAATCATCAGAGAACCATTTTATATTTAAATCCGCAAATAGTTCAAAGCTAATTTCAATAATGCGATTTAGCCAACGTATATTTTGTGTATTCATATATGGTAATGTCATTTTTAGATCATTCCAATAGTTTTTATTAAGATAATTAATAAATGGTTTGATAGCATTTGCATCTAATAAGATAGATTTTACTTCTAAATAGTGAACTAATTTTTGTTCAACAAGTAGTTCGGGCGATGGAAGAAGATATTTATGTTCTTGTCTAATGAAGTATAGTTCATCAATACATTGAGAAAAAGGTACATTTGAACTTAGTACATCAAATATAAAGCATGTAGATCCTAAACTAAGTTTAAAGTTTGGATGTAAAAAAGGTCTTCCTGCTTTGCCATTATTCAGAAATGGAAGAGAAAAAATCCAGCGTCCTATTGTGTTACATTCCCAATAATCAGGATTTTCACAAAAAGTTGTATGGTGGATTTCATCATGTGGATTATTGGCTCTAGTATTAAGTGTTTTATCAGAAAATGTTACAGCATTACCACATACCAAAGGAACATTATCTTGAATTGCTATTTTTAAAAGTTGTTCTGCTGCCATTGGAGCTAAAAAATCATCAGCATCAATCCATGTAATAAAATCACCTTTAGCAAGGTTTTGTCCAACTTGTCTGGCAATTCCAGAGCCTTTGTTTGGTTGTGTATGATATCTAATAGTATTCGTAATAGAAGAATAGTGTTCGATAACTTCTTGGGTATTATCTGTGGAGCCATCATTTACAATAATAACTTCAATTTTTTTATGTGATTGCCATAAGCAGGATTCAATAGCAATGGGAAGCCAATAACCCATATTATAAACAGGGATAACAATAGAAAGAGTGGGCATAATCACTCCAATAAGTAATTAGAGAGTTATTCAAATGATTATTATGGTTAAAAGAAAAAAGCGCAATTAAATATATTAATTGCGCTAAATTTTATAATATAAAGCTTGTTTTATTTTACTTCAACAGTAGCCCCAGCTTCAGTAAGTTGTTTTTTGGCTTCTTCAGCATCTTCTTTAGATACACCTTCTTTTAGGGTAGAAGGTGCTCCGTCTACTTTATCTTTTGCTTCTTTTAATCCAAGACCTGTAAGTGCTCGTACTACTTTAATAACTGCAATCTTGTTAGCTCCAGCTTCTTTAAGAATAACATCAAATTCAGTTTTTTCTTCAGCTTCAGCTTCAGCTGATGCAGCAGTAGGCGCTGCCATCATCATCCCAACAGCAGGAGCTGCTGCAGAAACACCAAATTTTTCTTCAAGTTCCTTAATAAATTGGGAAAGTTCTAATACTGTCATATTAGATATAAATTCAATAACTTGTTCTTTGGTTACAGACATGGAATTACTCCTCTAAAATATGTTTGCAATTAATTTAAGTTGTTTGCCTATGCAGCTTTTTTTGCCTCAATAGCTTGAAGAGCATAAAAAAGTGGCCGAATTATATTAGCAAACAGGGATACAAAATTGGTAGGCACAGCATTTAATGTTCCAAGTGTTTGAGCAATAAGCTCAGGTTTACTTGGTAGTTTGGCAAGATCTTCTATATCTTTTGTTGTAAGAAGAGTTCCTTCAAGACTACCATGACGAACAGTAATAAACTTACTAGTTTTTACAAAGTCGTTGATAGTTTTTGCTATTGCCACAGGTTCATTATAGCCAAATGCAATAGCACAATTGTCTTTGAACTGATCTTTTATAATGCTATGGATACCATCGGTGAATGCTATTCGTGCCAGTGTATTTTTTACAACAAGATATTCACCACCGCTTTCACGGAGTTTTGCTCTCAGGCACGTTAGCTCTTCCACCGATATCCCCTTAAAATCTGTGACTACTACAAAAGATGCAGTATCAGCTTTTGCTTTGATTTGAGAAATCAGAGCAGCTTTTTCAGATCTATTCACGTGAATCTCCTTCACGTTATGGGGTTACTATGGTGGAATAGCAAGCCAAAGGTGTTGTCTAGACAGGTTATTTAAGGAAGTTTCCACCTGTTGTCTTCGACTCGAATTCCAGTCCTTAGCCAACCATCTTAGTTGTAAGATGGTACTTTTTCATGAAAGGTTAACTTTCAAGAAATTTTTTTACAAGATTGGTATCTATTTTAAATCCTGGTCCCATTGTTGTAGATATAGCCATACTTTTTATATAAGTGCCTTTTGCTGAGGATGGCTTAAGACGATTCACTGTTTCTACAAGAGACTTTAGATTACCAAGAATTTTTTCTGAACCAAATGAAACTTTACCTAGTGGTGCATGCAAAACACCTGCTTTATCAACTTTGAAATCAATACGCCCTGCTTTAAGTTCTTTAATGGCATTAGTAACGTTGAAAGTTACAGTTCCTGTTTTTGCATTAGGCATAAGGCCACGAGGTCCAAGTTGACGTCCAACTTGTCCTACAAGAGCCATAACATCAGGGGTTGCAACAGCTGCATCAAAATCAAGCCAGCCATCTTTAATTTTTGCTACAAGTTCTTCTGCACCAGCATAGTCAGCACCAGCTTCTTTTGCTTCAGCTTCTTTTTCACCTTTACAAAAAACAGCTACTCGTACTGTCTTTCCTAACCCATAGGGTAAAGTAACAGCACCACGAACCATTTGATCAGAATACTTAGGATCTACTCCTAGGCCAATAGCAATATCTACAGTTTCATCAAAATTTGCAAAAGAAGTTTGTATTGATTGAGTTACAGCATCTTCAAAAGAAAGGTGTAGTGATAAGTCTACTCCTTTTACTGCATTACGATATTTTTTCCCTAGCTTGGGCATTACTATATTCCTTTTATAAAAGAGGTCTTACTATCATCTATTCCCTATATTGGGATGAAATGTTGATGTGTTAAGAAAAATAGTCAGTTAACTTTAACTTTAATTTATTTTATTTCAATTCCCATACTACGAGCTGTTCCTATGATTGAACGTTTAGCTGAATCAAGATCTTTTGCTGTAAGATCTGGTAGTTTGAGTTTTGCAATTTCTTCAACCTGTTCTATAGATATTTTCCCTACTTTATTACGATTAGGTTCACCAGATCCTTTATCTATTTTAGCTGCTTTCATAATGAGAACAGCTGCAGGAGGTGTTTTTGTAATAAAAGTAAAAGAACGATCAGCATAAGCAGTTATAACTACAGGAATAATCATGCCTTTTTGATCTTGTGTTCGAGCATTAAATTCTTTACAAAATTGCATAATATTTAACCCATGTTGGCCTAAGGCTGGACCAACAGGAGGTGATGGATTTGCTACACCTGCTGGAATTTGTAGTTTTATTTTAGCAAGTTCTTTTTTAGCCATTGTTTTTATAACCTCTAATTTGACTAGAGTGTTATAGAACCTATGCTAATTGCATAAGTTCTATCTATATATTTTATCTTTACCCCTTAGAAACTTGGATAAAATCAAGCTCAACAGGGGTTTGTCTACCAAAAATTGATACAGAAACTCGAAGTTTCCCTTTATCGTAATTGACATCTTCAACAATACCGTTGAAACCACCAAATGGTCCATCAATAACACGTATTTCATCACCACGTTCAAAGCTAAATTTAGGCCGTGGTTGTTCTTGGCGTGTTTCCATGAGTGAAAGGATCTTTGAAGCCTCTTCATCTTTCATTGGTGCAGGGCGATTTTTCCCTCCAACAAACCCAGTTACCTTGGGTATAGTTTGAATAAGGTGCCAAGAATAATCAGTCATAGTCATTCGAAGCATGATGTATCCTGGATAGAATTTACGTGTAGTCGTACGTTTTAGACCACCTTTACCTAACTCAACGACTCGTTCAGTTGGTAGGACAACCTCATGAATAAGACCTTCATCTTGTCCACTACGCATCATTTCTTTTATAGTGGCTTCCACACGTTGTTCAAATCCTGAATAAGTATGAACAATATACCATCGAGACTTTCCTGGATCAGCTGTTTTATTAGCTTGAGCAAGAGGTTCATTATGTTCAGTCATGGGAAGTCCTAAAATTTAAGGATATATGCAATAGTTTTTGATAGGCCTAGATCTACTAATCCAAGGAATATTGACATGATAGAAACAAAAACCAATACAATAAGGCTTGTTGTTTTTGTCTCTTTAAATGTCGGCCAAGTAACTTTTTTTAATTCAAAATAAGAAAGTTCAAGATAGTTTTTGAACCAAATAATGTTTCTAAAAAAATTTTTGTGTGTTTCTTCTTGAGTAGACTCTTTCTTTTTCATACAGTTATCCTAGAAAAATAAAAAACCAAATGGCAGGGCAGGAGGGATTCGAACCCACAACATCCGGTTTTGGAGA
The sequence above is drawn from the Lawsonia intracellularis PHE/MN1-00 genome and encodes:
- the murJ gene encoding murein biosynthesis integral membrane protein MurJ, whose protein sequence is MFYHTLIITIGAFFSKLLGLMRDVSIAWLLGSTTTADALTIALRLPFFFRRLLGEGSLSIGLTSICRHESICSNSGIQLTLRIAVIFALIIGTISSVVWFIPTIALDILAPGFNWEHTVHSETIQLFRICLPYIIFAILTSGCIAVLHSERHFLLPALSPVLFNSSVIIFALISIGYTPIDRGVFLSYGVLCGGIFQWMSQLPLALYLKKAEPKVDYNISILTKNVLKIPKNIFIASIPQLTFILATALTSFLPTGHVASLFYAERLIEFPIGILSSAIGIVALPVLTTIYRQNKLSIFGDEVSKNVSLILAINFPAALGLIAISMPLVQAIFYHGEFNFQAVNITTFALCAYAPGLPAIALSKTLLSTYYAINNQTVPFYVGMLTITLSFLLGALLLYFFNIIGPPLAASLSLWFYCWLLWKKLHCFIPVHFPFKKVSLQLLAACCTFILCYTTVYFLSDGVPVITICLVVPIGIISYVASLYLLDKKQLIQIIKNIRYPTSI
- the tgt gene encoding tRNA guanosine(34) transglycosylase Tgt gives rise to the protein MNPPGTFHITATDGSARTGVLYTAHGIVNTPIFMPVGTVGSVKAIAPDDLEAISAEIILGNTYHLYLRPGDELIARRGGLHVFNAWEKPILTDSGGFQIFSLSSLRKLHKDGVIFRSHIDGSKHVFTPERVITIQRNLNSDIMMVLDECVAANADYTYTAQSLDLTIHWAKRSRDVYPKGEGDNLLFGIVQGGMFKSLRHSSVSQLIDLDFDGYAIGGLSVGEPKEIMMELLYDTAPLLPKTKPRYLMGVGTPLDILKGIEAGVDMFDCVLPTRNARNGTLYTSQGKLNIKRKEYAEDDLPLDENCSCYTCQTFSRAYLRHLFHSQELLAFRLNSIHNLTYFLNIIFGARKAIHGGYFFNYKQQVEQLYCN
- a CDS encoding glycosyltransferase family 2 protein, producing the protein MPTLSIVIPVYNMGYWLPIAIESCLWQSHKKIEVIIVNDGSTDNTQEVIEHYSSITNTIRYHTQPNKGSGIARQVGQNLAKGDFITWIDADDFLAPMAAEQLLKIAIQDNVPLVCGNAVTFSDKTLNTRANNPHDEIHHTTFCENPDYWECNTIGRWIFSLPFLNNGKAGRPFLHPNFKLSLGSTCFIFDVLSSNVPFSQCIDELYFIRQEHKYLLPSPELLVEQKLVHYLEVKSILLDANAIKPFINYLNKNYWNDLKMTLPYMNTQNIRWLNRIIEISFELFADLNIKWFSDDYLHPEVDAEPDLLPFAEACINKERKKVIQLLLPLVTSSPQPNNSQGIFQTLRSEIQSLFYNRSKRTKNYLQALEKLVSNRIITNSL
- the rplL gene encoding 50S ribosomal protein L7/L12, yielding MSVTKEQVIEFISNMTVLELSQFIKELEEKFGVSAAAPAVGMMMAAPTAASAEAEAEEKTEFDVILKEAGANKIAVIKVVRALTGLGLKEAKDKVDGAPSTLKEGVSKEDAEEAKKQLTEAGATVEVK
- the rplJ gene encoding 50S ribosomal protein L10, whose product is MNRSEKAALISQIKAKADTASFVVVTDFKGISVEELTCLRAKLRESGGEYLVVKNTLARIAFTDGIHSIIKDQFKDNCAIAFGYNEPVAIAKTINDFVKTSKFITVRHGSLEGTLLTTKDIEDLAKLPSKPELIAQTLGTLNAVPTNFVSLFANIIRPLFYALQAIEAKKAA
- the rplA gene encoding 50S ribosomal protein L1, with amino-acid sequence MPKLGKKYRNAVKGVDLSLHLSFEDAVTQSIQTSFANFDETVDIAIGLGVDPKYSDQMVRGAVTLPYGLGKTVRVAVFCKGEKEAEAKEAGADYAGAEELVAKIKDGWLDFDAAVATPDVMALVGQVGRQLGPRGLMPNAKTGTVTFNVTNAIKELKAGRIDFKVDKAGVLHAPLGKVSFGSEKILGNLKSLVETVNRLKPSSAKGTYIKSMAISTTMGPGFKIDTNLVKKFLES
- the rplK gene encoding 50S ribosomal protein L11 yields the protein MAKKELAKIKLQIPAGVANPSPPVGPALGQHGLNIMQFCKEFNARTQDQKGMIIPVVITAYADRSFTFITKTPPAAVLIMKAAKIDKGSGEPNRNKVGKISIEQVEEIAKLKLPDLTAKDLDSAKRSIIGTARSMGIEIK
- the nusG gene encoding transcription termination/antitermination protein NusG → MTEHNEPLAQANKTADPGKSRWYIVHTYSGFEQRVEATIKEMMRSGQDEGLIHEVVLPTERVVELGKGGLKRTTTRKFYPGYIMLRMTMTDYSWHLIQTIPKVTGFVGGKNRPAPMKDEEASKILSLMETRQEQPRPKFSFERGDEIRVIDGPFGGFNGIVEDVNYDKGKLRVSVSIFGRQTPVELDFIQVSKG
- the secE gene encoding preprotein translocase subunit SecE, with translation MKKKESTQEETHKNFFRNIIWFKNYLELSYFELKKVTWPTFKETKTTSLIVLVFVSIMSIFLGLVDLGLSKTIAYILKF